TTGCGCACTTGATCGCTGCGAACGGACTGGACCGGACGTTCGACGCATGGGAGGCGAAATGGCCCGGCCAAGGCCTGACAGCAGACGACGTCAAGTTGGTGCAGGGACTCATATTGGGCGACGCGAACGGTGTCGAACCCTCCCGGTGGTTCCTTTTTCAAGTGGTGAACAACCGCGATTCCGGCCTGGACGTGGACAAGTGGGACTACTACCTGCGCGACTGCCACGCCGTCGGTCTGGCTTGCGGCTTCCAGTTCCAGCGGCTCGTTGGTAACGCGCGCGTCATCGAGCACGAGGGCTTCACGCGCATCGCGTTCCGCGACAAGGAGCTCAGCAACGTGTACGAGATGTTCCGCATGCGCAACACTTTGCACTACAACGTGTACCACCACCACATGATCAGCATATTCGAGGCCATGATCTGCGACGCGCTGCAGTTGGCGGACGAGAAGGTGGCGTCAGCCAGCGGCGGCGGTCGTCTGCGGCTGTGGTGGACGACGCACGAGGCCGGACAGCCGGACGCCAGCCGGCAGCAGGTCGAGGCCTTCGTCGCGCTCACCGACGCCTGGGTCGAGCTCTCCGTGCGCCGAGCCGACGCCAAGCAACAGCCCGAGGTTCTGCGCGCGCAGCAGCTGTGGAAGGCGCTCGAGACCCGGTCGTGCAGGCCCTGTCCGCTGTACCGCTTCCTGGGCAGCATCCCCAAGAGCGACGACGGAGGGGTCGGCAGCAGCGAGGAGACGCTGCGCGAGGCCATAATGGCCGCGCTCCCGGAGGACGTCAAGCCCAAGGCGGAAGACCTCGTCGTCGAACTGGTCAACATCCACTGGGGCTGCGGCGCGGAGGATCCGGTGAAGAAGGTGCTCTTCTTCCGCAAGGCAGAGCCCGGCCTAGCGTTGCGCGCGGATCAACTGCGTGATCAGTCGCCAGTGCTTCCGTCCCGTTTCCAAGACCCGCGCTGGCACGTGCTGCTTCGAGCACCGGCCAAGCCGGGCTTGGACGAGCACATCGAGCGCTGCCTCAAAGCGCTCCAGCGCCAGGAGTAAACGGCGCTGTCGCCTACAAGTGTATGCCAATGTTTCGCACGGGGTGTAGTAGAGCAAGCGTGCTGCCCCTTGATTCAAGTTATTCTAGAATGCTGGTAAATACACGGCATATCTGCGTTAGATTGACCTATATGTATACGTCACGCGATCCGTCGCTACGCCGCGTGCGCGCGCACGGCTGACAACATTGCTGCATGCGATGGCCAGTCTCGATTTTCGCCTCCTTTCCATTTTGGTGTCTAGTCTTAACTCTCTTGGACCCCGTTGTGAGCCCTATCTTATACATGGCCGCTTGGTTGCCCTTCGTCTCGAATGAAACTCGGTGGCAATGCGCCCGTAACGTACGTTTCGCTATAGGTTCACCAGTTTATATATCCCAGTACTCGGATGTTCAGTTCAGGTGTTAGCGTCACGCGTTGTCACGTGCCAATTCGAGAATATAAGACGGTCCGTGAGGAATGTGCGTTTAGTAGCATCCCATCTCCGTACGTATATCCATCCTATAGTATAATTGGGCAGTAGCACTATAGCGCCAAAATGTCACGCTCCGTTGTGGTTGTCGTCCTTGAGAACTTCGTTTATTAATTATACATTCCGTGGAAAGTGGCACGTGTAGTTTGAACAGCGGTGTGCGAGCATTCGTTTGTGCATGCGAAGCAGCAGCGTCATCGATGAGCGCCTCGCGTGAAACCTGGAACAGTCTCAGGGTTGTCGTTCTGTCCCTTTTGGCGGGTCATAAAAGAGAAATGTGATACGGAGTTAGCCGAACGGGGGGCGTTGCGATGAGCCCGCACGCGTCATAGGACGAAAGATATAAGTTCGACTCAGCAGCCAAGCGACTGCGTCACACGTGTCGAAGTATACACAGCTCATGACTATCTCATTTTAATATATGTTCCAAAGAAGGAAGGATTGAAGCTAATATATACTATATAATAGTTTTTATATGTAACACTTCGAGTTCTATAATACTCTTTAAGTATACAGAAGGAAAAGATTATATATATTTAAGATGTCTTTCCAAGCCATTTGTGTTCATATACGAGGTGTTCCGGCGATTGTCTCCAGTTGtaaaaaacaaaagagagagagagagagaatctgAAATGAAGCAATCATTTAAAATTTACTTACCAAAATTAATAGCTGCGACGGGCATCAGAAACAGATGCGGCCCGTAAATTCTGCAAATGGGATACTGAGAGTAGCATTCTTTTCGAGATATACATCCTGAGCATATACCCTGAATGCA
The DNA window shown above is from Dermacentor silvarum isolate Dsil-2018 chromosome 1, BIME_Dsil_1.4, whole genome shotgun sequence and carries:
- the LOC119436808 gene encoding deoxynucleoside triphosphate triphosphohydrolase SAMHD1; amino-acid sequence: MGNTDGSESRERSDADAETATADLRADVLPPRKVFWDPVHGQISLHPVSIAVIDTPEFQRLRYIHQLGHVAYLYPGASNSRFEHSLGTAHLARALGSHLRDCQPELNLSDKELLCLELAGLCHDLGHGPFSHFWEHFYRRGARDRGLKPRWTHEAMSCKILAHLIAANGLDRTFDAWEAKWPGQGLTADDVKLVQGLILGDANGVEPSRWFLFQVVNNRDSGLDVDKWDYYLRDCHAVGLACGFQFQRLVGNARVIEHEGFTRIAFRDKELSNVYEMFRMRNTLHYNVYHHHMISIFEAMICDALQLADEKVASASGGGRLRLWWTTHEAGQPDASRQQVEAFVALTDAWVELSVRRADAKQQPEVLRAQQLWKALETRSCRPCPLYRFLGSIPKSDDGGVGSSEETLREAIMAALPEDVKPKAEDLVVELVNIHWGCGAEDPVKKVLFFRKAEPGLALRADQLRDQSPVLPSRFQDPRWHVLLRAPAKPGLDEHIERCLKALQRQE